From Vogesella sp. XCS3, the proteins below share one genomic window:
- a CDS encoding FAD-binding oxidoreductase produces the protein MTDLHARLAAIVGAANLLTDPHALAPAVTDMRGRYTGLPLAMALPASREEVAALITLCAAEGIAIVPQGGNTSTCGAATPDGSGRQLIIGLRRMQRVRHIDAANLSITVDAGCTLAQVQQAAASVGRLFPLSLASEGSCQIGGNLSTNAGGLAVLRYGTMRELTLGLEVVLPDGTLLDALSALRKDTTGLDVKQLFIGAEGQLGLITGATLKLFALPTAYSTALLAVDSAEAAIATLNALQARFGDRLTTFEMISEPCQRISERHKPGCMPFFAPWALLVELSDGGEPAALQASFEQWLGSQAFHDGVLAQSEAERASLWQLREDISDMQKREGPSIKHDIGVPSSAIPAFLASCGAALDAAFPGVRIVAFGHAGDGNLHYNISYTRLGNAELFADENAVNAIVYEHVYRYRGTLAAEHGIGQLKAHWLQRYKDPAALAIMRGIKQQLDPQNIMNPGRWL, from the coding sequence ATGACTGATCTGCACGCCCGCCTGGCCGCCATTGTGGGTGCGGCCAACCTGCTGACCGACCCGCACGCGCTAGCGCCGGCGGTGACCGACATGCGTGGCCGCTATACCGGCCTGCCGCTGGCGATGGCGCTACCGGCCAGCCGCGAAGAAGTCGCCGCGCTCATCACCTTGTGTGCTGCCGAGGGCATCGCCATCGTGCCGCAAGGCGGCAACACCTCAACCTGCGGTGCCGCCACGCCGGACGGCAGCGGCCGCCAGCTCATCATCGGCCTGCGCCGCATGCAGCGCGTGCGCCATATCGATGCGGCCAACCTGTCGATCACCGTGGACGCCGGCTGCACACTGGCCCAGGTACAGCAGGCGGCCGCCAGCGTGGGGCGGCTGTTTCCGCTGTCGCTGGCCAGCGAGGGCAGCTGCCAGATCGGCGGCAACCTGTCCACCAACGCCGGCGGCCTGGCCGTGCTGCGCTACGGCACCATGCGCGAGCTGACGCTGGGGCTGGAGGTGGTGCTGCCGGACGGCACGCTGCTGGACGCGCTGTCCGCCCTGCGCAAGGACACCACCGGCCTGGACGTAAAACAGCTATTCATCGGTGCAGAAGGCCAGCTGGGGCTGATTACCGGCGCCACGCTCAAGCTGTTTGCGCTACCCACCGCCTACAGCACCGCGCTGCTGGCGGTAGACAGTGCCGAGGCCGCCATTGCCACGCTGAACGCGCTACAAGCACGCTTTGGCGACCGGCTGACCACCTTCGAGATGATCTCCGAGCCTTGCCAGCGTATCTCCGAGCGCCACAAGCCCGGCTGCATGCCGTTCTTTGCGCCGTGGGCACTGCTGGTGGAGCTGTCCGACGGCGGCGAGCCGGCGGCACTGCAAGCCAGTTTCGAGCAGTGGCTAGGCAGCCAGGCCTTCCACGACGGCGTGCTGGCGCAAAGCGAGGCCGAACGCGCCAGCCTGTGGCAGCTGCGCGAAGACATCTCCGACATGCAAAAGCGCGAAGGCCCCAGCATCAAGCACGATATCGGCGTGCCCAGCTCGGCGATACCGGCCTTTCTGGCCAGCTGCGGCGCGGCGCTGGACGCAGCCTTCCCAGGCGTGCGTATCGTCGCCTTCGGCCACGCCGGCGACGGCAACCTGCACTACAACATCAGCTATACCCGCCTCGGCAACGCCGAACTGTTTGCCGACGAAAACGCCGTCAACGCCATCGTCTACGAGCATGTGTACCGCTACCGTGGCACCTTGGCCGCAGAGCACGGCATAGGCCAGCTAAAAGCGCACTGGCTGCAGCGTTACAAAGACCCGGCGGCGCTGGCCATCATGCGCGGCATCAAACAACAGCTGGACCCGCAAAACATCATGAACCCTGGGCGCTGGCTGTAA
- a CDS encoding isocitrate/isopropylmalate dehydrogenase family protein, which produces MKLCVIAGDGIGQEVVPQAVRVLQSLLPALQTVTADAGWATFQQQGTALPDATLAAARDCGAVLFGAVSSPARAVAGYRSPIVQLRRQLGCYANLRPTLSLPGCGLPGLDVLIVRENTEDLYVGEEHSDGDTATAIKRITRTASLRVAESAFALAAAGGCHRVTIVHKANILPLTDGLFRDCAREVATRYPQLQVDEMLVDTAALKLAQAPQAFDVLLAPNLYGDILSDLAAAFGGGLGVAASLNLGQGVAIAEPVHGSAPDIAGQGVANPVASLLSLAMLLRHHWHLPAPAMQLEQAVQRVLASGTSTPDLGGSASTAAFCDAVMAAL; this is translated from the coding sequence ATGAAACTGTGCGTGATTGCCGGTGACGGCATAGGGCAAGAGGTGGTGCCGCAGGCGGTACGCGTGCTGCAAAGCCTGCTGCCGGCACTGCAAACAGTCACCGCCGACGCCGGCTGGGCCACTTTCCAGCAACAGGGCACCGCGCTGCCGGATGCCACGCTGGCCGCCGCGCGCGATTGCGGCGCGGTGCTGTTTGGCGCGGTGAGCTCGCCGGCGCGGGCGGTGGCAGGCTACCGCTCGCCCATTGTGCAGCTGCGCCGCCAGCTGGGCTGCTACGCCAACCTGCGGCCAACCCTCAGCCTGCCCGGCTGCGGCTTGCCGGGGCTGGATGTGCTCATCGTGCGCGAGAATACCGAAGACCTGTACGTGGGCGAGGAGCACAGCGATGGCGACACCGCCACCGCCATCAAGCGCATCACCCGCACCGCGTCGCTGCGTGTGGCCGAGAGCGCGTTTGCGCTGGCGGCAGCCGGCGGGTGCCACCGCGTCACCATCGTGCACAAGGCCAATATCCTGCCGCTGACCGACGGCCTGTTTCGCGACTGCGCGCGCGAGGTGGCCACGCGCTACCCGCAGCTACAGGTGGACGAAATGCTGGTGGATACTGCCGCCTTGAAGCTGGCGCAGGCACCGCAGGCCTTCGACGTGTTGCTGGCACCCAATCTGTACGGCGATATTTTGTCCGACCTGGCGGCGGCTTTTGGCGGCGGCCTGGGCGTGGCGGCGTCGCTCAACCTGGGGCAGGGCGTGGCTATTGCCGAGCCGGTGCACGGCAGTGCGCCGGATATTGCCGGGCAGGGCGTGGCCAACCCGGTAGCCAGCCTGCTGTCGCTGGCCATGCTGCTGCGCCATCACTGGCATCTGCCCGCGCCAGCCATGCAGCTGGAGCAAGCGGTGCAGCGCGTACTGGCCAGCGGCACAAGCACGCCGGACCTGGGCGGCAGTGCCAGCACGGCAGCGTTCTGCGATGCGGTGATGGCTGCCTTGTAG
- a CDS encoding response regulator transcription factor, giving the protein MNDLLIIDDDVAFAGVLARSLARRGYTVRHAANPDAALAEVAAAAPPQIILDLNLAGESGLRLLPQLLEKAPDARVLVLTGYASIATAVEAVKLGAVNYLSKPAGVDDILGALGQVAANPEQDVTAQPMSLKRVSWEHLQRVLAEHDGNVSATARALNMHRRTLQRMLAKRPVKN; this is encoded by the coding sequence ATGAACGACTTGCTGATTATTGATGACGACGTGGCGTTTGCCGGCGTACTGGCGCGCAGCCTGGCGCGGCGCGGCTATACGGTGCGCCATGCGGCCAACCCTGATGCGGCGCTGGCCGAAGTGGCGGCGGCAGCGCCGCCGCAGATCATTCTGGACCTGAACCTGGCCGGCGAAAGCGGCCTGCGCCTGCTGCCCCAGCTGCTGGAGAAAGCACCCGATGCGCGCGTACTGGTGCTGACCGGCTACGCCAGCATTGCCACCGCGGTAGAGGCGGTGAAGCTGGGGGCGGTGAATTATCTGTCCAAGCCGGCTGGCGTGGATGACATCCTGGGCGCACTGGGCCAGGTGGCGGCCAACCCCGAGCAGGACGTTACCGCGCAGCCCATGTCGCTCAAGCGCGTGAGCTGGGAGCATCTGCAGCGCGTGCTGGCCGAGCACGACGGCAATGTATCGGCCACCGCCCGCGCCCTCAATATGCACCGCCGCACGCTGCAGCGCATGCTGGCCAAGCGGCCGGTCAAAAACTGA
- a CDS encoding LysR family transcriptional regulator produces MRTNELLSLLPDLAVLVDVVEAGSFSAAARLQGSTPSAVSRQMARLEAALGLTLLERSTRRLRLTSGGQEVVRHARSMLDAARAACDGAARHASTVAGRVRLAAPKAALRQIIHPQLPLLLQTYPQLALELQVNDQPGDLIADGVDIALRLGDPPAGYVARPFMVVRTKLYAAPAYLAEHGTPQHPSELVRHSCLHLAEQAGDDEWCAVRDNERVVVNVRGRYASNHSEMRREAAEWGMGIASLPDFTARQALDDGRLLAVLPQWQLLGRYQGTSWLVYHADRYRSARVRAVVDFLLGVATQQGYGAASLPAG; encoded by the coding sequence ATGAGAACAAATGAACTGCTGTCACTGCTGCCGGACCTAGCGGTGCTGGTGGACGTGGTAGAGGCAGGCTCGTTCAGCGCGGCGGCGCGGCTACAGGGCAGTACGCCGTCGGCGGTAAGCCGGCAGATGGCGCGGCTGGAAGCGGCGCTGGGCCTGACCCTGCTGGAGCGTAGTACGCGGCGCTTGCGGCTGACCAGCGGCGGGCAGGAAGTGGTACGCCACGCGCGCAGCATGCTGGACGCGGCGCGGGCGGCCTGCGATGGCGCGGCGCGGCACGCGAGTACCGTGGCAGGGCGGGTGAGGTTGGCCGCACCCAAGGCGGCCTTGCGCCAGATCATTCATCCACAGCTACCGTTGCTTTTGCAGACTTATCCACAGCTGGCGCTGGAGTTACAGGTGAATGACCAGCCTGGCGACCTGATTGCCGACGGCGTAGACATTGCGCTGCGGTTGGGCGACCCGCCTGCCGGCTACGTGGCGCGGCCGTTCATGGTGGTACGTACCAAGCTGTACGCGGCGCCGGCCTATCTGGCCGAACACGGTACGCCACAGCACCCGTCTGAGCTGGTGCGCCACAGCTGCCTGCACCTGGCCGAGCAGGCCGGCGACGACGAATGGTGCGCGGTGCGCGATAACGAGCGCGTGGTGGTAAACGTACGTGGCCGCTACGCCAGCAACCACAGCGAGATGCGGCGCGAGGCCGCCGAGTGGGGCATGGGCATCGCCAGCCTGCCCGACTTTACCGCGCGCCAGGCGTTGGACGATGGCCGGCTGCTGGCCGTGCTGCCGCAGTGGCAGCTGCTGGGCCGCTACCAGGGCACCAGCTGGCTGGTCTACCACGCTGACCGCTATCGCTCGGCGCGCGTGCGCGCCGTGGTGGATTTCCTGCTGGGCGTGGCCACGCAGCAGGGCTACGGCGCGGCCAGTTTGCCGGCGGGCTGA
- a CDS encoding DMT family transporter, translating into MPTRRSLPPEMLLLLTAVIWGSSYSMVKTALAYYPVAGVIAIRFLLTAALLLPYWLRLPATQRAATVRVALPTSVGLLAIFLAETAGVAHTSAGKAAFLVSLCLLLTPPVEWLWLGKRPAGKLWLAAIVSLLGTWLLTGMASGGLNQGDALMLLAALIRAFQSCLATRLTAGKGIDMLGLTGVQGLLVGAAALALGLLQPGGLPALPRQADFWLPMLFLTLCCTLFAFWAMNRALAASSPSKVALLLGSEPLWGALFAVSWLGEPLAASGWLGGLMIAGAALWLAWPARQTAVA; encoded by the coding sequence ATGCCGACCCGCCGCTCGCTACCGCCCGAGATGCTATTGCTGCTGACTGCCGTGATCTGGGGCAGCAGCTACAGCATGGTGAAGACCGCGCTGGCCTACTACCCGGTGGCCGGCGTCATCGCCATCCGCTTTTTGCTGACGGCTGCCCTGCTGCTGCCGTACTGGCTGCGCTTACCGGCTACCCAGCGCGCCGCCACGGTACGGGTGGCGCTGCCCACCAGCGTGGGCCTGCTGGCCATCTTTCTGGCCGAAACCGCCGGCGTGGCGCACACCAGCGCCGGCAAGGCGGCGTTTCTGGTCAGCCTGTGCCTGCTGCTGACGCCGCCGGTGGAATGGCTGTGGCTGGGCAAACGCCCCGCCGGCAAGCTGTGGCTGGCCGCCATCGTGTCGCTGCTGGGTACCTGGCTGCTTACCGGCATGGCAAGCGGCGGGCTGAACCAGGGCGATGCGCTGATGCTGCTGGCCGCGCTGATCCGCGCCTTCCAGAGCTGTTTGGCCACGCGGCTGACCGCCGGCAAAGGCATAGACATGCTGGGGCTGACGGGGGTACAAGGCCTGCTGGTGGGCGCTGCCGCGCTGGCGCTGGGCCTGCTGCAGCCGGGCGGGCTGCCCGCACTACCGCGACAAGCCGACTTCTGGCTGCCGATGCTGTTCCTGACGCTGTGCTGCACGCTGTTTGCGTTCTGGGCGATGAACCGCGCACTGGCAGCGAGCAGCCCCAGCAAGGTGGCGCTGCTGCTAGGCAGCGAGCCGCTGTGGGGGGCCTTGTTTGCGGTGAGCTGGCTGGGCGAGCCGCTGGCGGCCAGCGGCTGGCTGGGCGGGCTGATGATTGCCGGCGCCGCGTTGTGGCTGGCGTGGCCGGCACGGCAGACTGCCGTCGCCTGA
- a CDS encoding ferredoxin--NADP reductase, whose translation MATLSTETVLSVHHWNDTLFSFTCTRDPGLRFINGQFVMIGLEVNGKPLIRAYSVASANWEEHLEFYSIKVQNGPLTSRLQHLQPGDKVVISGKPTGTLVQDNLLPNAKHLFLLATGTGLAPFMSIIKDPEVYDLYDKIFLIHGVRWVNELGYHDYITKELTEHEFLGEMISDKLVYYPTVTREPFRNQGRLTDLIKSGELAKQLGIPQLNPETDRALLCGSPAMLEDTCHILEDLGFKESPRMGEPGHFAIERAFVEK comes from the coding sequence ATGGCTACTCTTTCGACCGAAACCGTCCTGTCCGTCCATCACTGGAACGACACCCTGTTCAGCTTCACCTGCACCCGCGACCCGGGTCTGCGTTTCATCAACGGCCAGTTCGTGATGATCGGTCTGGAAGTGAACGGCAAACCGCTGATCCGCGCCTACTCCGTGGCCAGCGCCAACTGGGAAGAGCACCTGGAGTTCTACTCCATCAAAGTGCAAAACGGCCCGCTGACTTCGCGCCTGCAACACCTGCAGCCTGGCGACAAGGTAGTGATCTCCGGCAAACCGACCGGCACCCTGGTACAGGACAACCTGCTGCCTAACGCCAAGCACCTGTTCCTGCTGGCAACCGGTACCGGCCTGGCCCCGTTCATGTCCATCATCAAGGACCCGGAAGTGTACGACCTGTACGACAAGATCTTCCTGATCCACGGCGTACGCTGGGTGAACGAGCTGGGCTACCACGACTACATCACCAAAGAGCTGACCGAGCACGAGTTCCTGGGCGAGATGATCAGCGACAAGCTGGTGTACTACCCTACCGTGACCCGCGAGCCGTTCCGTAACCAGGGCCGCCTGACCGACCTGATCAAGAGCGGCGAGCTGGCCAAGCAGCTGGGCATCCCGCAGCTGAACCCGGAAACCGACCGCGCCCTGCTGTGCGGCAGCCCGGCCATGCTGGAAGACACCTGCCATATTCTGGAAGACCTGGGTTTCAAAGAGTCGCCACGCATGGGCGAGCCAGGCCACTTCGCGATCGAGCGCGCTTTCGTCGAGAAGTAA
- a CDS encoding aldehyde dehydrogenase family protein — MTAFTSCNPASGEVVFTRPIASSEQLASQLAALRRAQHHWAHQDTATRASRLLRLADALSAHRHALAALVSLEVGKLERECLAEIDKSAQLIRYYAELAPTLLAPKDIPTQASRSGVAFEPLGLVLAIMPWNYPVWQVLRFAIPALMAGNGCLVKPAPSVPQCTALLLDIVHEAGLDVLDVAWINHDMAEDAIKGCDAVAFTGSTTAGRQVAALAGRHLKKTVLELGGSNPFIVLADADIDAAAQEAAHSRYRDAGQSCNAAKRMIVVPEIADAFVARFLQHVAALRPGHPADEHTTLAPLARADLREALHAQVLDAVSHGASLLAGGVMPHGAGFFYPATVLDHVTPACRVYQEEVFGPVATILRARDEADALRLANDTPFGLGASIFSADVERAWQLGRDIEAGAVFINRYTSSDLRLPFGGVKASGYGRELSEFGLYEFVNVKTYWQK, encoded by the coding sequence ATGACCGCCTTCACCAGCTGTAACCCCGCCTCCGGCGAAGTCGTCTTCACACGCCCGATTGCCAGTAGCGAACAACTGGCCAGCCAGCTGGCTGCGCTGCGCCGCGCCCAGCACCACTGGGCTCACCAGGATACCGCCACCCGCGCCAGCCGCCTGCTACGCCTGGCCGACGCGCTGAGCGCCCACCGTCACGCGCTGGCGGCGCTGGTATCGCTGGAAGTGGGCAAGCTGGAACGCGAATGCCTGGCCGAGATCGACAAGTCAGCCCAGCTGATCCGCTACTACGCCGAGCTGGCACCCACGCTGCTGGCACCCAAGGACATCCCCACCCAGGCCAGCCGCAGCGGCGTGGCTTTCGAGCCCCTGGGCCTGGTGCTGGCCATCATGCCGTGGAACTACCCGGTGTGGCAGGTACTGCGCTTTGCCATCCCGGCGCTGATGGCCGGTAACGGCTGCCTGGTGAAACCGGCGCCGTCGGTACCGCAATGCACGGCCCTGCTGCTGGATATCGTGCACGAGGCCGGGCTGGACGTGCTGGACGTGGCCTGGATCAACCACGACATGGCCGAGGACGCCATCAAGGGCTGTGACGCGGTGGCGTTTACCGGCTCCACCACCGCTGGCCGCCAGGTGGCCGCACTGGCCGGCCGCCACCTGAAGAAAACCGTGCTGGAGCTGGGCGGTAGCAACCCCTTTATTGTGCTGGCCGACGCCGATATCGACGCCGCCGCGCAAGAAGCCGCCCACTCGCGCTACCGCGACGCCGGCCAGAGCTGCAACGCTGCCAAGCGCATGATCGTGGTACCCGAGATTGCCGATGCCTTTGTGGCGCGCTTTCTGCAACACGTGGCCGCGCTGCGCCCCGGCCACCCGGCCGACGAGCACACCACGCTGGCACCGCTGGCACGCGCCGACCTGCGCGAGGCGCTGCACGCCCAGGTGCTGGACGCGGTCAGCCACGGCGCCAGCCTGCTGGCAGGCGGTGTGATGCCGCACGGCGCCGGTTTCTTCTACCCGGCCACGGTGCTGGACCACGTCACGCCGGCTTGCCGCGTATACCAGGAAGAAGTATTCGGCCCGGTAGCCACCATCCTGCGTGCCCGCGACGAGGCCGACGCGCTGAGGCTGGCCAACGACACGCCCTTCGGCCTGGGCGCCAGCATTTTCAGCGCAGATGTCGAGCGTGCCTGGCAGCTGGGCCGCGACATCGAAGCCGGCGCGGTGTTCATCAACCGCTACACCAGCTCCGACCTGCGCCTGCCTTTTGGCGGCGTGAAGGCCTCTGGCTACGGCCGCGAGCTGTCCGAGTTCGGCCTGTACGAGTTTGTAAACGTGAAAACCTACTGGCAAAAGTGA
- a CDS encoding PAS domain-containing protein — protein sequence MSCLPDPSGLVNTLLTSVPIGIAVLDADFRYLHINQRLADSNGLPPEAHIGKRPRDVIPDAGPALEAIMLAVQRSGEPRTRFAASAEIPPGSGQLRHWEASYHPLPMPDGQPCGIVAMVEDVTARHEAERAQRENEGHLRRVLDNLFAFVGVLAPDGTLQSANRAPLEAAGIRIEDVRGLKFWDCPWWNYSPQIQAQIQHAVLRAACGEVSRFDVVVRLANNALTPIDFMLAPLRDEYGRITHLIPSAIDISARLRSEDALRQNEALLRQVVEAIPDGLMMVDDAGLIRLVNSRMESLFGYPRATLLGQHFGYLLSETQREQHQDKMKHYLHAPASRQMADSQVLQARRRDGSLFPCKIGLSPLIVGGKPHVLASITELDTEAAGGRPSQN from the coding sequence ATGTCCTGCCTCCCCGACCCATCAGGGCTGGTAAACACCCTGCTGACTAGCGTGCCGATCGGCATTGCGGTGCTGGACGCCGATTTCCGCTACCTGCATATCAACCAGCGGCTGGCCGACTCCAACGGCCTGCCCCCTGAGGCCCACATCGGCAAACGCCCGCGCGACGTGATACCCGACGCCGGCCCGGCGCTGGAAGCCATCATGCTGGCGGTACAACGCAGTGGCGAGCCGCGCACGCGCTTTGCCGCCAGTGCAGAAATCCCCCCCGGCTCCGGCCAGCTGCGGCACTGGGAAGCCAGCTACCACCCGCTACCCATGCCAGACGGCCAGCCCTGCGGCATTGTGGCCATGGTAGAAGACGTCACCGCCCGCCACGAAGCCGAACGCGCCCAGCGCGAAAACGAAGGCCACCTGCGCCGCGTGCTGGACAACCTGTTTGCCTTTGTCGGTGTACTGGCACCGGACGGCACCTTGCAAAGTGCCAACCGCGCGCCACTAGAAGCCGCCGGCATACGCATCGAAGACGTACGCGGGCTGAAATTCTGGGACTGCCCCTGGTGGAATTATTCACCCCAGATCCAGGCACAGATACAACACGCAGTACTGCGGGCAGCCTGTGGCGAGGTATCACGCTTTGACGTGGTGGTACGCCTGGCGAACAACGCGCTGACACCCATAGACTTTATGCTGGCGCCACTGCGCGACGAATACGGCCGTATTACCCACCTGATTCCATCGGCGATCGATATCAGCGCGCGCCTGCGCAGCGAAGACGCCTTGCGGCAAAACGAAGCCCTGCTGCGCCAGGTAGTGGAAGCCATCCCTGACGGGCTGATGATGGTAGACGACGCCGGGCTGATCCGGCTGGTCAACAGCCGCATGGAAAGCCTGTTCGGCTACCCGCGCGCCACCCTGCTGGGGCAGCATTTTGGCTACCTGCTATCGGAAACCCAGCGCGAACAGCACCAGGACAAGATGAAGCACTATCTGCACGCCCCCGCGAGCCGCCAGATGGCAGACAGCCAGGTGCTGCAAGCCAGACGGCGTGATGGCAGCCTGTTTCCTTGCAAGATAGGTCTCTCGCCCCTGATTGTGGGGGGGAAGCCGCACGTGCTGGCATCCATTACCGAGCTGGATACAGAAGCCGCGGGCGGGCGCCCGTCGCAAAACTAG
- a CDS encoding exopolysaccharide biosynthesis protein: MLPTRLRSLKTTPRSSWLRIALAAQQLQHGTLGEVIGRHPRQQLTWLGLLAAPLLLPVAIPGMATTVGAFCLLVALSVALARPFPLPAWLGRRHVPHALHGPLHRVLHRLAGVLGRISQPRLLALSGPRWRWLNGSMLALAGASMMTPMPLVSFDNVVPAAAIALLAWGLRVRDGGMLLAGYAATVLAWLYVGLLWWAGAEILLWLGQRLPAGWL; encoded by the coding sequence ATGCTGCCTACCCGCCTCCGTTCGCTTAAAACCACACCACGCAGCAGCTGGCTGCGCATCGCGCTGGCCGCGCAGCAACTGCAGCACGGCACGCTAGGCGAGGTCATCGGCCGCCACCCGCGCCAGCAGCTCACCTGGCTGGGGCTGTTGGCCGCACCGCTGCTGTTGCCGGTGGCCATTCCCGGCATGGCCACCACCGTGGGGGCGTTTTGTCTGCTGGTTGCCCTGTCTGTCGCGCTGGCTCGCCCCTTTCCACTACCCGCCTGGCTAGGCCGCCGCCACGTCCCCCACGCCTTGCATGGCCCGCTGCACCGCGTACTCCACCGTCTGGCCGGCGTGCTGGGGCGCATCAGCCAGCCGCGCCTGCTGGCCCTGAGTGGCCCGCGCTGGCGCTGGCTGAACGGCAGCATGCTGGCGCTGGCCGGTGCATCGATGATGACGCCGATGCCGCTGGTGTCGTTCGACAACGTGGTACCCGCCGCCGCTATCGCCCTGCTGGCCTGGGGCCTGCGCGTGCGCGACGGCGGCATGCTGCTGGCCGGCTATGCGGCCACCGTGCTGGCCTGGCTCTACGTAGGGCTACTGTGGTGGGCAGGGGCGGAAATCCTGCTATGGCTGGGCCAGCGCCTGCCGGCTGGCTGGCTATAG
- a CDS encoding ATP-binding protein, whose protein sequence is MMPTVFPALFAANLELVHQRLLQLRWAMLLAALLLIVLGQLAGLVLPLVLLGQAWLTLALLNLATPWLAAQGWQVRSLISLGLLADMVVLTEMLAFTGGAANPLASLYLPPVLFGALLLPPARAWALAIISLMAYGLLFVWHLPWPLAGSDAAYAFQLHLVGMWITFAVSVTLLTGFVSYLAWQLSQREAALAAAREAQLRDEQLVALGVQAAGAAHTLSTPLNTLTLLCDDMLASYTTPPALIEDLQLMHSQLAVCRDALARLKAGAESRPAPQPLCEALDERLQGWHSSRPDVKLLRHGLLQGGPMVAFDPRFWPAFFNLLNNAAEAGGGEVELTVASDERWLTLQIHNRRGSLSDAQLARAGLAPLDSNKPAGLGLGVMLSHVTLSHLGGELNLDNDPQGGVRATLRLPLDTP, encoded by the coding sequence ATGATGCCCACCGTGTTTCCGGCCCTGTTTGCGGCCAACCTCGAACTGGTTCACCAGCGCCTGCTGCAGCTGCGCTGGGCCATGCTGCTGGCCGCCTTGCTGCTGATCGTACTGGGCCAGCTCGCTGGCCTGGTATTGCCGCTGGTGCTGCTGGGCCAGGCCTGGCTCACGCTCGCCTTGCTGAATCTGGCTACGCCATGGCTGGCGGCGCAGGGCTGGCAGGTGCGCAGCCTGATCAGCCTGGGCCTGCTGGCCGATATGGTCGTGCTCACCGAAATGCTGGCCTTTACCGGCGGTGCGGCCAACCCGCTGGCCTCGCTTTACCTGCCGCCGGTCTTGTTTGGCGCCTTGCTGTTGCCTCCGGCGCGCGCCTGGGCGCTGGCCATCATCAGCCTGATGGCTTATGGCCTGCTGTTTGTCTGGCACTTGCCGTGGCCGCTGGCAGGCAGCGATGCCGCCTACGCTTTCCAGCTGCACCTGGTGGGGATGTGGATCACCTTTGCCGTGTCGGTCACGCTGCTGACCGGCTTTGTGTCCTACCTGGCCTGGCAGCTATCGCAGCGCGAGGCGGCGCTGGCCGCCGCGCGCGAGGCACAGCTGCGCGACGAACAGCTGGTGGCGCTAGGGGTGCAGGCCGCCGGGGCGGCGCACACGCTGTCTACACCGCTCAATACGCTGACCCTGCTGTGCGACGACATGCTGGCCAGCTACACCACGCCGCCCGCGCTGATCGAAGACCTGCAGCTGATGCACAGCCAGCTGGCGGTATGCCGCGACGCGCTGGCCAGGCTGAAAGCCGGTGCAGAAAGCCGGCCGGCGCCGCAGCCCTTGTGCGAGGCGCTGGACGAGCGCCTGCAGGGCTGGCATTCCAGCCGCCCGGACGTCAAGCTGTTGCGCCACGGCCTGCTGCAAGGCGGGCCGATGGTGGCGTTCGACCCGCGCTTCTGGCCGGCGTTTTTCAACCTGCTGAATAACGCTGCCGAGGCGGGCGGCGGCGAGGTGGAGCTGACGGTGGCCAGCGACGAGCGCTGGCTGACGCTGCAAATACACAACCGCCGCGGCAGCCTGAGCGACGCCCAGCTGGCGCGTGCCGGCCTGGCGCCGCTGGACAGCAACAAGCCCGCCGGCCTGGGCCTGGGGGTCATGCTGTCGCACGTCACGCTGTCGCACCTGGGCGGCGAACTGAACCTGGATAACGACCCGCAGGGCGGTGTACGCGCCACCTTGCGCCTGCCACTGGATACACCATGA
- a CDS encoding glutathione S-transferase family protein, translating to MSKITLFGNRLSGHSYKVRLALVLGDVSHEYRHVALSLPREERDTDFRAASRWDEVPALVVDGEPMVQSNAILQWLAESEGVLAGQPGERQGIREWLSWEANRIGFSLPNLRYARKFAPLDAGADAWLEARTCRDLDVLDAHLAKQDYLLTSGLTIADLSASAYLWLIDDAGLTLDAWPHVAAWLARIAAQPGWEHPATLMAPDIDE from the coding sequence ATGAGCAAGATCACCCTGTTCGGCAACCGTCTTTCCGGCCACAGCTACAAAGTGCGCCTGGCCTTGGTACTGGGCGATGTATCGCACGAATACCGCCACGTAGCGCTGAGCCTGCCGCGCGAAGAACGCGACACCGACTTCCGCGCCGCCAGCCGCTGGGACGAAGTGCCGGCACTGGTGGTGGATGGCGAACCGATGGTGCAGTCCAACGCCATCCTGCAATGGCTGGCCGAAAGCGAAGGCGTGCTGGCCGGTCAGCCGGGCGAGCGCCAGGGCATACGCGAATGGCTGAGCTGGGAGGCCAACCGCATTGGCTTTTCGCTGCCCAACCTGCGCTACGCGCGCAAGTTTGCCCCGCTGGATGCGGGCGCCGACGCCTGGCTGGAAGCGCGTACCTGCCGCGACCTGGACGTGCTGGACGCCCACCTGGCCAAGCAGGACTACCTGCTGACCAGCGGCCTGACCATTGCCGACCTGTCGGCCAGCGCCTACCTGTGGCTGATCGACGACGCCGGCCTGACGCTGGACGCCTGGCCGCATGTGGCCGCCTGGCTGGCGCGCATCGCTGCGCAGCCGGGTTGGGAACACCCGGCCACGCTGATGGCACCGGATATCGACGAGTAA